TTGTTCAGGTTTATAAAGTGCCATGCAATGATTCTTAGATCATGTTGGGCTTGTTCTTGTTCTTTCTTGGTCTTGGTAATTGGCTGGAAGTAAAATTGAATGTGAGTGATACGATTGCCCATGCCTTTTGTTTTTAGTTTTTTGTAGCAAAGATGATCAAAGTGAGGGAGTTTGCTGAGTTCTTTAATGGCTGGTTTGAGAATCTCATACTCAATCACGCGGATTAGTTTAACTTTTTCGGAGATTCCCATTAATTCCCTAAACTCACCCCATTCTCTCTTAGGAGGTACACCCGTGCTTCTCCTTTGTTTGAGAAGTCTGTAAAGTGTCTTGGCATACTTCCCACTAATATTCTGAAACTCTAGCAATTCAAAAGAAGTGAAGTTAGCATTTAAAAAATTGAGCAAATAACCAAAGCAAGGCATGTTGACTTGGATTTCTATGCTCTTGACTTGGGTCTTTTTGGTGTCATTGTGGTTGATAGCAAAGGTCTTAAAGAGCATGTAGCTTTCATCTCTCTTGGGTAGGAGTCTCCAAAAGTTAGCGATCCTGATGTTTTTCCAAGCTCTTTGAGAGAGGCTTTAGAAGTGAGATTTTGAGAGATTGGACAGCATGGAGCTAGGCAACACACTGGGTTTTTTTGGGGGTGGGTTAGGGGTAAAGTGTTGATTATGGGGCTATGTGGTGTAAAAAAAGGGGATAAGAAGAGGGGTAAACTAGACCGGACTTGTAAAATAGTTATAGAACGCTCTAAAACGCTCTACAATCGATTTTGTAGGCTTTATAATAGTTTTTCTACATTTAGTCATCTTTGCGCTCTATGACCTCTCTATGGCTCTAAAAATGCTATTGATTTTCTAGGTCGGTTGGTTTATTGTTTTGGCTTTTGCTCTTTTTCGTTGTTTTTGGCTTGTTAGAAGGCTTGAGAGCTTTATCTTGGGTGGTGTAATGGTTTTGAGGTCGGTTCAAGTGGTGGTTGCTTTCTGGGGGCATCCTGCGGGCGTTTTGGTGCGTTGCTAGGTTTTCTGCTCTTGGTAGCAACCAACATAGTTTCAAAAGCTCTTTACAAAATCCGTGTGCAATAGACATTTTAGCTTTCTTCTTTTAAGATGACTAAAATAGTGCGGTGTTTTCACAATTGACATGCGGTCTTTTTATGAATCTCTGCTTTAGCTTTAGCAGATTTGTACATTGCTCTACTAATAGGATGCGTTTGCTATATTGACAAATGTTAATTTCTGTTAAGTGTCTCTACCTTTGACCAAGGTTCTATTGCCTTAACAACAGAGATTATAGAAAGGAACAAAATGTCTACTTTAGTTATTTTAGCCCACCCTGATTTGCAAAAGTCCCGTGTCAATAAAGCTTTAAAAGAAAGCATTAGTCGCAAAAATGTGGTAGTTAGTGAGCTCTATAAGAAATACCCTAACTTTAAAATTGATGTAACTGCTGAACAGCAACTGCTCACACAAGCCCAGCGGATCGTTTTTCAATTCCCCGTCTTTTGGTATTCTTACCCTCCCTTGTTTAAAAAGTATTTGGATGATGTTCTTGCCTATGGTTTTGCCCATGGTTCTAGCGGTAAGGCGTTACAAGATAAAGAATTTTCTTTGGCCGTGAGTTTCGGATCGCCTGTAGAGAATTACACAAAGGGGAGCTCCAAAGGACTGCTCACCATAGAAGATATCTTATCTCCTCTTAAAGCCACTATCCTGTTTATAGGGGGCAAATACGCAGGCCATTTTGCAACTTTTGGGGCTTTGAATTTAAGCGATCAGGATTTAGCTATCCATTGCCAAGATTATCAAGAGTTTGTTAAGTAAAGGGAGAATGATGAAACAAGTGGATAGGGTTTATGACGCGCCCTCCAAACATTGGGTGGGCAATGGGTTTTATGTTGCCTCGATGTTTAGCTACCACGATACACACAAGAACTGCGACCCGTTTTTGCTCTTGGACTACAACGCACCCTACCATTTTAAGGGGGGTGGAGGGGAGTTTGGTGTGGGATCACACCCCCATAAGGGCTTTGAAACGGTAACCATCGCCTATAGCGGTGAAGTGGAGCACACGGATTCGCATGGGGGAGGGGGGATCATCACCCCCGGGGATGTGCAATGGATGACAGCAGGTTCTGGCATTTTGCACCAAGAGTTTTATTCCAAGAAGTTTGCCAAAGAAGGCGGGGTGTTTGAAGTGGTGCAGCTTTGGGTGAATTTGCCCAAAGCCCATAAATTAACTCCTCCTAAATACCAGGCGATCACCGCACAAGAGATCCCAAGAGTGGCCCTAGAGGGCGCAAGCAAGGCGCGGATCATCGCCGGGGAGTTAATGGGGGTTAAAGGTCCAGCAACGACCTTTTCTCCCATCAATTTGTGGGATTTAGAGGTGCATGACAGGGATACTTTGCGTTTAGAGGTCCCTGAGAGTCATAATGTCTTGATGCTGGTGCTAGATGGTGTGGTGGAATTAGGGGGACACCGCACACACAAAGAACAGCTTATCACCTTTCAAAAGGGAGGATCGCAAATCGATCTTTTGGCCCTTGAAAAAGCTAAGGTGCTTATGCTCACAGGCGAACCGCTCAATGAACCCGTGGTCGGCTATGGACCTTTTGTCATGAACACGCAAAGAGAGATTGAGCAGGCCATAGCAGATGTGCGCTCAGGGCATTTTGGGAATCTTTAGATACCTTACTTGATGAAGTGGTTATGTTGCAAGAGGCACTGAAGGGGTTGTTTGCTTGGCAAAGTAAAAGTGGCTTAAAACAGCGAGGATTACGCATTTGTTAAGTTAGTTTGTAGGCTCTTTTGATCTGCATTGACTTGTTAAGGATTTTTATCAAAACTATTCACTATTGCTAAGACTCTCATTTATCAAAATTGATAAATACACCTTCAAGGTGGAAACTCTAAGCAAGAACTTCTATTTGAAGTTAGGCGCGAATGAAAAGCGCATTAGCTTTAGCGCGACTTTGTATTTGAATCACCTCAAAGACTTTGAGGGACTTGTCGCTAAAGTGGAAGCGCGTAGACCTTTGCGCTTTTCCACTTTGGAGAGCACACGCACGCAAAAGATTATCATTGACAAATTTTCTAGCAGTGTCAAGGATTGGGTGCTAATCTCTCAGAACAAAGTGAGCTTTTTCACCCGCACTTTTAGCATTGGTGGAGTGATTTTGTAAAAATACGCGTGTGCGCCTCTGTGTTGCGTGTGAGGGCTAAAAGGATTGAGGGTACAGCCCCCTTTTTCTCAAAGGGCTTAAAATGGCTTTAACGCGCGTCTTGAACAAAGTTGCCTATAAAGTCTTCAATATCTTTAAAAACATGGGTAAAATAGCCCTCTTTGGGGCAGTTAAAACGCTCAATGTGCTCTGTGCAGAATTTGGCAATATGGATGTCATTAGGGCTAGGCTCTATGAGTTGAAAAAGGGCCACAATGTTGGGATTATTGCCTAAACGGGTGGCTACACTGGCTAGTCTGATACTTTTAAAGAAATGCTCGGGGGTTTTGATATAAAGCCCGCCGATTAGCCCGCAATATTCCTTTAAACTTTCGCGCTCTTGTTTGTTACAATAGCCTTGTTGCGACTCTCTTTGGGCTTTTTCTAGTTTGCGTTTTTCTTTTTCTGCTTGCCTTTGTTGTTCAAGGGCGACTTCTTGGACGCGGTTTTGAGAGTGGCGTTTTAAGATAGCCTTTTGAGCATCTGCATGTGGGTGGGGCATGAAGTGGAAGGTAACGCCTACAATTTTGCGCCCCTTTTTCTCTTTAACATAGAAGATAGTTTCATAGGGCTTAGAGCGATCGGGGTTGGCTGGATCGTATGGCGTATCCTCTTGCTTTTTGCTCCTTTTGCTAGGAGGGGGGAAAAAATGGCCTAGCTCTCTACAGGCGGGTCTTAAAACGCGCTCTTCAATGATTCCTATTTCCATGCTTTTAGGAATGCCCATAAACTCCCTAAACCCCTCAAAATCCCCCCTATAGGTTAACATTTCGCACATGCCATTTTTGCGCACATCCTCAAAACGCACTAAGAGGCGGTAAAGGTTTTTAGCGTATTTGCTGTTTAGAGATAAAAAGATTTTGAGCTGAAAAGCTGTAAAATTGGCACTTAACTGGTTGAATAGGTGCAGGTAACAATCGGTGTTGACTTTTATATCAAGGTAGAGTAGCCGTGTTTTCTCTTTGTTCATGGCAATGGTAGAGCCACTAAATAGGTTGAAATCGCGCTCTTGCACTATCTCCATGCCATTCTCAACAACATGCGCGATTTGCTGAAAATTGGCCGCCTTAATGTTGCTCCAAAGTGTTCTTACAACTTTTAAAAGATCGGCATTGCTACTTTTTGGGTCATTCATGAGATTCTTAACCTCTTGCGGGCTAAAACGCACGCAAGTGTCTTGCTGGTCTTTGAGGCGGTTGAACAGAGAAAAGAGTAAATTGAGCTCGCGCGCGCCTAATCTGCCTAAATTGACCTTATAGATGTCATTGTGCACCACCACTTGCCCGGGGCTAGAAATAGACACTTTATTAGCTAGGATGGGCTCTTTAGAAGTTAGTTTTAGCTCTTGTTTGGGGGGGCTTTTGGACAAAGGTTGAGGCATAGAGGCTAAAGTTTTTTGTGCCATTATGGCGGCGTATTCTTTACCCGCTTGCCTTAAGAGTTCTTGCACGCTTGGGGGTTGGGTTTGTTGAGTGGGCTTTGTTGCAGGAGGTTGAGGGGGCGTAGCTTGCGCGCTTGGGAGGATATTGGCGTTTTTGGCTAGCTCTAAAAATTGGGATATATCTGTCAGACTGCTCTCTAAGGTGCTAATTTCTTTTTGTGTCTCTTGGGGGAGGGGTTTTTGAGGGGGGGCTTGTTGAGCCAAAATTTGGACGAGAATTTGAAGAATGGCGCTGTTATTATCCTCCTCCATAGGGATATTAAAGGCCTTAAGGGCGTTTTTTATGCTTTGAAGATGGTCAAATAGTCCTAGAAGTTGGGAGATGGGGTTGCTTTGTGCGCTCACGAGCAAGTCCCTGTCTTTTTTGAGCATTGTAGCATAAAAAATACTTTTATGTATCTTGTATTGTTTTTAGCGGTAAATGTTATTGTTTTTAGCGGTAAATGTTATTGTTTGTGCGGTAAATGTACTTTTTAAGCCTTCTCTCAACCCCTCCTAGCCCCGTGCAGTGCGGGGCTGAGAACGAAAAAAAAAACGCCTACAAATATTTTAACAAAATATTACAAAGAATCTTACGCGCGCGCGCATGCGAGTCGGGCTAAGAAAAAAGTTTTGCGCTCACTAGAATCGGAATGCAGTGCTGGCGCACTGCTTACAGAAAGATTACAAGCGGGGGAGAAACCCCCGCACCCCCCCGTTGGCTTTTAAGATAAAAATTAACACGCTAGAATGGCTTCAAATCGCTTTAGTGTAGTTGGGTAATGGTCTGGCATACCCAAAGACATGAAAGCGATTGGAGGCGTTTTTGGAGTGATTTGTTGTGGTTTGCAAAAACACTGCAATGTGATATACTTTGTCCCATCAAAGTAACCCGACAACAGGAATAGCAGGACGCGATCACGAAGAAAAGAAATATGAACAAGTGCACGTCCTAAATAGCACTTGTGAGCACGAGTTAAGGGCGATTAAAAGAAGCTTGGATGTGTTTAGGGCGGTGGCAAATGATTCAAAAACCTATAAGGGAGACCCCCACAAAAGCGGGGAAACTTTAGCGCGCCTGCTTATCGCTTGAATTTCAAAGCGAATTGGTTGCCCTTAAAAAGAGGTTTTAAACTTAAGTCCAAAAAAAGAGAACTTAAGGCAGAATTTGCGCACAGAGGTTTTACCAGCTTTTCGCGTGGCGAACCCCTTAATTAGGTTTACCCCTCGCGGGGGTGTTGCTACTTTACCTTTTCTATTCTTTCCATGCGCTTTTTCTGCATTGTTGAGTGGTTGTGTGCGGGTGTATAAGCCAATCGGTTCACTAATAGCCAATGCAATGTTTTGCGCGTATGGCCACAAAGATGGCCAAGGTAATACTAGAGAGAGATCGTTGCACAAAACAATAAGGAAACTATCTGCGAATCTGCATTAGAATTTCTTCCTATTTGCATCCTCCAAGATATTTTTAGAAATGCGGTCAATGTTGTTACCCACTTCCAAGGAAGTGCTAGCGATACTGAGATTATTTTGCGTGTCTTCTTTAAAAACTTGTAAAAAGGCGTTAATCCCCTCTACGCTTTGACTCTGTGCCTTGATGGATTCTGAAGTGTCGGCAATGCTTTGAACCAAAACATTGATATTTGCCTCAATCTCGCCCAAGGATTTTTGCGTGCGCTCAGCAAGTTTGCGCACTTCATCGGCCACCACTGCAAAACCCCGTCCGTGTTGGCCGGCGCGTGCCGCCTCAATGGCTGCGTTTAGAGCTAATAAGTTTGTTTGGTCAGCAATGTCTCCAATGATCTCCACAATGTTTTTAATGTCCTGTCCTTGTGCCATCATTTCATCGCTTTTCTTTTCAATGTCGGCAATGCTTTTTGTGATGGATTCGATAGATTTAGAAGTTTGGAGTAGGCTTTTATTTTGTTGGTTTGCGCTGTTTGTAAGTCGATCAACACAGGCTTTTAAACCTTGCGACTCTTTTGTAAGCGCGCTAGCAAAATCTAGTGAAGTGCGTAACATTTTGGTGATCTCAGTCCCCAAAGCGTCCATGGCTTTTTCAATATCGCCAGAGGGGTTAGAGATGCGCTTTGTGAAGTCTAAGGTTTGGTAGCGTTCAAAGGTTTGGTTAATGGTTTGCATATAAGAACCTATGTGTTCTTGTAAATACACCATTACATCGTTAAAAAGCTCTCTAAGTTGCAAGAGATCGGGGTTATTGGGCGTAGCAGTGATTCTTTGCGTGAAGTCGCCTTCCTTAATGTGGCGCACCACATTTAGCATATCTTCAATAGTTGCGCTGTCCGTTTTGGTATTCTCGTAGATTTTTGAAATATTTTTATTGATGGATTGTTGCATATGCCCGATCTCATCGAGCATTTTTGGCTCAACAATACTTACATCTTGTTTGTTTTTTGGGTCATTTAGTAGCCTAAAGAAACCGCTTAGGGTGTTGGAAACCACTTCTATGCGGTTACCCACTAAATAACGCACAAGGAAATAGACTGTGATCACCAACACAATGACCACAATTAACCCCATGAAAAAAATCAAATTTTGCAAATAATGGGCTGCTGCAAAGACTTCGTTTTTACTTATAAACCGTGCGATTGCCCAATTGAATTTAAAATCCTTATGGCCAATTTTGTTAAAGATATCAAAGGATCTGACAACCAAAAAGCTATCTTTATTGGTAGCCACAGCGTGGTAGTCCATAGCACCAGAGCTGTTTTCACGCACCATCTTTACAAGGTGCATTGCTGTAACATCAGGATTAATTTCGCTTAAAAGTTTGCCTTGCATATTTTTATAGCCTATAAGCAACACATATCCATCTCGTTGCATTACAAAGGTATCGTTCTTACTGCGCATGACAACATCAGCAAAACTATCAATGTCCACAAAAATGATCATTGCCCCCACCAATTTATTTTCTCCATGCTTATTTTTGTTAAGAGGCACCGCTAGTTCAAACCCAAAAACTTTCTGTCCACCAATATCTTTAAAATAGGGGTTTGTTTTGAGAATCTTGCCATCTTGTAGCACTTGACGGGTAATCTTAGGATTGTAAAAATCTTTTTTAGTAGAAGTTTCTATAGTATCCCCCACTTTTTTGGCAACATAAGAACCACTAGAATCACCCACAGCGGATATACTGAGTAGTCTAACATGGGGGCTACTGTTCAAAAACTTTCGGACTAACTGTTGTCTTTTGTTCTCGTTATTTAGATTATTGGTAACTAGATCCTCTCCTAGGGCACTCATTCGCACAAACAAGCGATTCATCACCCTTTGTAGGCGGGCAGCACTTTGATCGATATTTCCTTGCATATTGTTGATGATAGTGTTGTGCATAACACTTCTTGTCTGTTTGTTAATTATGACTCCTAAGATCGTGATGCCAAGTGCTACAACCACACACATGCCGACAATAATCTTAGTGCCAATTCCAAACTTAGAAAACATATGACTCTTTCCTCACTCGTATAATAATGGTTATTTATAATGATGACAGATACTTAAATTTTCTTTTTTTTCCTTAAAACTTCAAAACTTTTTTGATTATTGGTATCATCTAAAATCTTGGCAATTTCGTTGATTTTTAGGTGTTTTTGTCGGTATCTTGGACAGTTTTGGCGTTTTTTGCACTCCGACTTCTAGCTGTTTGGGGTTTCATTGACTCGTTCATACTTGTAACTTTCCACTACATATTTACATGTCTGGCCATTTGGCGACATTGGTTTGTAAATCTCTAAACCATTGGCGTTGTCTTTGCTCCCTTTAACACACATTTCTTGTCAATGGGTAATATACTGCAGCGTTTCCTCCACAAAGACTACCAAAACAGCACGCACAAACCAAGGATATGTCAAGCATCTTTGCTAAACTCACCATATCTTAACTCTTTGTCTCAAAGGACTATCCGCTCGTTTAGATAGCCTAGTCCAAGACTTTGAATGGAATATGGCATTGTAGAATTTTAAGCAATACACAAAAAAAGAAACAGAGGGCTTGATTAAGGTCTTCATTATTATTTGCATTAGGATGGCAAGCAGTGTCTAGTGAGTTTTTGGAGATCATGGGGAGAACTTAATTCCTGCTTAAATCGCTATATGTTCTACAGGATGGATTCGATCATCCGTATTTAATTATAGAAGCTAAAAATCTGTGTAAGAAAAATTGCTGAGATTCTAGGCACTGCCTGTTAGTTGAACACCTCACGCAAGATCAAAGGCAAGAGAGTCAGTTGTAATAAGATTACAATCGCATCTGCAACACTATCGTAGGCGTAAACATTCCATCCGCCTCTCTCAGGTTCACAAGATCATCTCTAAAATGAATTTAATTTATATTTACATCGAAATGGTAGGCTCCGGATGTGGATTTTCTTATCCTCAATATTAGGGGTGGTCATGAAAAACATAACCCTCATTGCGACTGGATTAGCCAAAACCGTAGGGCCATGCAAAAAATGTCAAGCGCGCTTGGGCATTTGTGGTTGGGCCTTTTGTGCTTTAGATAGTCAAGAGAACATTTTAGTAGAAAGTGGCGGAGCTAGACAGGGGCACTGCGCAAGTTTGGAATTCTACCCCATTAGTGAAGGGCTTAAGGCTGTCGTTCAACACCAGCCCCTCCATATCACTATCTACTGTGACCACCTAGGCATGATAGAAGCTATTAACACAAAGGGGTTGCAAGTTTATGCTCTCTCCAAACAACAACAAGCTTGGCGTAATCTCCTCTTGCAACACGCCAACAAAATCCCTATTACTGCTGTTCATATTCATGACAGACCCGAGTTTGCGACTCTTTATTGGGAATGTGATACACGCGCCTACAAAAACATGAAAGAGCTTTTTCTCCAGCACTACCCCCACAAGACTGTCCATGAGCATTATTCTAAAGTCCCCCCGCCCAAGTATGTTCCCAAGTCCCGTGTTTACCCATTTATTTCCACATCTTCCGGGTCCTAGTTTACTTGTGGCGTTTTTGTATGTTGTAATAGTTATCTGGTGATTTCTCTGTCTTGTTTTCTCTATTAAGAGCTGTCTTTTTCCGATCTTATCAAGACAATAAGTGGGGGTAGGCCATACAGAACAATTTGAATAAAATTAGTAAGGGGGTCATAAACGACATCATTGGTACCCACTTTCAATTTTTTGAGGGCTAAAGATGACATTTTGACACAAGAGAACACAATCTTTAGCAAAAGCACCAAAAAATCTATGTTAAGATGCGTTCCCATTGAAATAAATCTAATTTTGCCGTGATGAATCGTAATGGGATCAAAAATACTGAAAATAGCAGTCAATATCGTGATTAACACCGTTTTAAAATTTAGTTTCAGTCTTTGCTCTTTCTCTTAAGCTTGTTATTTTAAGTCCTCCATTATCGGAATGTTTAAACTGCACACGCATATTCCAGCTACTCTTATCTAAGCTGTAATTTATCTGTGTGATGATTGCGTCTCTTTTTGCTTCCTTGTGCAATCTAAAAGCCCACTCGCAAAAGAGCACCTGCCCTAAAGTCTGCAAAGAGTCTTTAGTCTTTTGTGTGTTGAGTTCTTTGAACTTGGTTATCCCGGCGATATGGGCCTATTGGTCATTTTGGCTTCAATAATCAAAGTTTTTATAGGCATGCCCCCATTGCCCACTTTTACCAGAATCCCTTAGCTTTAGCTATGGAGGAGTATGTCAATAACATTAAATCCCTCTCCACTTGCCTTGTTGGGTAATGCAGACTTTAGTCTGCTACTTTGCGCTCTACTCCCTGTCGGCTACACGCTCCCTCTAAAGCGTTTTGCAATACACTACCAAAGGTGGGGTCTTGGATAAGGAAACTATCCCCTAGCAACTTTTCTAGGTTACGCGCAATGCTATTTAACACGGGCGTGTTAAACTGCTTGGCAAGGTAAGCACACACCCCATAAGATTCTCCGCTCTTAAAATCATGCGCGACATTGTCATCCATGATAGAATACTTAGCAGTCGCGGTCTTAATCATGTTGTATGTGCCCTCTGTGTATTCGCTCACCACTCTCTCTAACATTCTAATGAGCTTAACGATGGGGATTGCCTTAATCCGCTCCATATCAGCAACTACAATGCTACCACCGCTTACAATCATGGGGCGGGGGGCTCTTGGTGTTATGTTGCGTGTGTGCTGCTCTCTTGCTTGTGCTAGGCGCGCCTCTTTTTCTTGGCGTGCTTTGGCGAGCTCTTGGCGCGCCATGCTGTAAATCTTATCCACGCGCGCTAAACGCCCTTGCACAACAAGGGGGTTCATAAGCGGGGCGGTTTCGTGTTTGGCATAATAGCGCGCCATATCTCTTAAGGGCGCGTCATCTACATAGTCAATCACGCCTAGCTATTGCGCAAACAACTCTTGGAATTTGCACAATAGCTCCTTATCTTTGACTAACTCTGTAGGCGGGGCTTTCTCTAAGGACACGATAATTCTAAAACGCTCGATACCGGGGCGTGGGTCGCTCTCTTTGATTCTCTTGTAGTTACGGGAGGGCACGATGGCAAAGGCAATATCAAAACGCGCTAGCAGATCAAGCGCGCCCTTAACGCTCAAGGGGCGTTTCTTGCCCTCCTTATCATTATCCACATCGTAAAAGAGAAACGGGTGCAAGCCTATCACATTCTCGCCACTGCGCTAGTGTTTGGTGCTATAACTCTCACTAAAATGCACCACAGACACATCATACTTAATCGCCCCTAGCGTGATATGTTCCCACTTCTCAAACTCCACAACACACCACTGATCTAAGGCGTGAAAATTGCTAGGTTTTGAAACGCTAGTACTAAAAACGCTCATCGGGCACTCCTTGTCTTTTGGCTAGGTGAAGGGAAGGGTTTTTTTTAAAGCCAAATTCTACCATATCAATGGTGCGTTAGATCATGTGTTTAAAGGGGATGGGTGTGAGCTCACCCGCCCCCAATTCACTGCCAAAAACACCCCCAAAAATCGCACGAAAAGAGATAGCGACAAAACCCCCAAAATAGGGGGCTTGCAAGAAAAAATGGAGGTAGGAGTTTCTATAATAAGAGAGGGGGAACAAGATAAGCAAGAACTAGAAAACCGCATTACAGAGCTTACTCAGATGCGCTATGTCCGCAAGAGGGATTCTTAAGAGCGTTTCATACTTCATGGCTGTAAAACGCAGACCTCAAAAATACAACTTCAACAGCACCAAAAACCCCAAAATCAACCCCCTAATCTCAACGGAGTTTCACTTACCAGTCAAAGAAAGGCAGAGGATGATAAATAATTAACACTGCTAAAAATACTATCTTAATGCTATAACTGCTTCTTACCAAATCTAAAGAGGTAAAATGCCTGAATTTCATTCAACCGATGACATTAGACCCTGTGCGTGGTAACCCAAAGGAGTTTGTTAGGATCGTGAGTTTTTGGACTTCTTTCTAACTAAGTAACTGAAATCTTTATTTTCATCATACAAATAGTCGATGCCACTTGTCAGAATGACTTCCATTGTGTCTTCAATTAAGATGTAACGATCGTGGGTTTTCTGGTATTGGGTAGTGTTCTTTGTGATGGTCCAATCTTCACAAATCTGTTTTAGGTCCGTGATTAGAGATTGCTC
This portion of the Helicobacter felis ATCC 49179 genome encodes:
- a CDS encoding replication initiation protein; this translates as MLFKTFAINHNDTKKTQVKSIEIQVNMPCFGYLLNFLNANFTSFELLEFQNISGKYAKTLYRLLKQRRSTGVPPKREWGEFRELMGISEKVKLIRVIEYEILKPAIKELSKLPHFDHLCYKKLKTKGMGNRITHIQFYFQPITKTKKEQEQAQHDLRIIAWHFINLNNLRSFLLLIVCNPLQKVTSF
- a CDS encoding NAD(P)H-dependent oxidoreductase, which codes for MSTLVILAHPDLQKSRVNKALKESISRKNVVVSELYKKYPNFKIDVTAEQQLLTQAQRIVFQFPVFWYSYPPLFKKYLDDVLAYGFAHGSSGKALQDKEFSLAVSFGSPVENYTKGSSKGLLTIEDILSPLKATILFIGGKYAGHFATFGALNLSDQDLAIHCQDYQEFVK
- a CDS encoding pirin family protein, with product MKQVDRVYDAPSKHWVGNGFYVASMFSYHDTHKNCDPFLLLDYNAPYHFKGGGGEFGVGSHPHKGFETVTIAYSGEVEHTDSHGGGGIITPGDVQWMTAGSGILHQEFYSKKFAKEGGVFEVVQLWVNLPKAHKLTPPKYQAITAQEIPRVALEGASKARIIAGELMGVKGPATTFSPINLWDLEVHDRDTLRLEVPESHNVLMLVLDGVVELGGHRTHKEQLITFQKGGSQIDLLALEKAKVLMLTGEPLNEPVVGYGPFVMNTQREIEQAIADVRSGHFGNL
- a CDS encoding replication initiation protein; the encoded protein is MLKKDRDLLVSAQSNPISQLLGLFDHLQSIKNALKAFNIPMEEDNNSAILQILVQILAQQAPPQKPLPQETQKEISTLESSLTDISQFLELAKNANILPSAQATPPQPPATKPTQQTQPPSVQELLRQAGKEYAAIMAQKTLASMPQPLSKSPPKQELKLTSKEPILANKVSISSPGQVVVHNDIYKVNLGRLGARELNLLFSLFNRLKDQQDTCVRFSPQEVKNLMNDPKSSNADLLKVVRTLWSNIKAANFQQIAHVVENGMEIVQERDFNLFSGSTIAMNKEKTRLLYLDIKVNTDCYLHLFNQLSANFTAFQLKIFLSLNSKYAKNLYRLLVRFEDVRKNGMCEMLTYRGDFEGFREFMGIPKSMEIGIIEERVLRPACRELGHFFPPPSKRSKKQEDTPYDPANPDRSKPYETIFYVKEKKGRKIVGVTFHFMPHPHADAQKAILKRHSQNRVQEVALEQQRQAEKEKRKLEKAQRESQQGYCNKQERESLKEYCGLIGGLYIKTPEHFFKSIRLASVATRLGNNPNIVALFQLIEPSPNDIHIAKFCTEHIERFNCPKEGYFTHVFKDIEDFIGNFVQDAR
- a CDS encoding methyl-accepting chemotaxis protein, which gives rise to MFSKFGIGTKIIVGMCVVVALGITILGVIINKQTRSVMHNTIINNMQGNIDQSAARLQRVMNRLFVRMSALGEDLVTNNLNNENKRQQLVRKFLNSSPHVRLLSISAVGDSSGSYVAKKVGDTIETSTKKDFYNPKITRQVLQDGKILKTNPYFKDIGGQKVFGFELAVPLNKNKHGENKLVGAMIIFVDIDSFADVVMRSKNDTFVMQRDGYVLLIGYKNMQGKLLSEINPDVTAMHLVKMVRENSSGAMDYHAVATNKDSFLVVRSFDIFNKIGHKDFKFNWAIARFISKNEVFAAAHYLQNLIFFMGLIVVIVLVITVYFLVRYLVGNRIEVVSNTLSGFFRLLNDPKNKQDVSIVEPKMLDEIGHMQQSINKNISKIYENTKTDSATIEDMLNVVRHIKEGDFTQRITATPNNPDLLQLRELFNDVMVYLQEHIGSYMQTINQTFERYQTLDFTKRISNPSGDIEKAMDALGTEITKMLRTSLDFASALTKESQGLKACVDRLTNSANQQNKSLLQTSKSIESITKSIADIEKKSDEMMAQGQDIKNIVEIIGDIADQTNLLALNAAIEAARAGQHGRGFAVVADEVRKLAERTQKSLGEIEANINVLVQSIADTSESIKAQSQSVEGINAFLQVFKEDTQNNLSIASTSLEVGNNIDRISKNILEDANRKKF
- a CDS encoding ribonuclease H family protein — protein: MKNITLIATGLAKTVGPCKKCQARLGICGWAFCALDSQENILVESGGARQGHCASLEFYPISEGLKAVVQHQPLHITIYCDHLGMIEAINTKGLQVYALSKQQQAWRNLLLQHANKIPITAVHIHDRPEFATLYWECDTRAYKNMKELFLQHYPHKTVHEHYSKVPPPKYVPKSRVYPFISTSSGS